The DNA window GAGCATCAAGCGCCATCCGCAACTGCGGCCACTGATTTACCGCCGCATCTTCTGGAAGAAGTCGCACACGACTGGCGCGCTGGCGCTGCTCGGTCTCGTGCTGGCGCCGTTCAACTGGCGCTGGCTCGCGCTCGTGGCGCCGGTCTTCGTACGACGGATGCGGGCCAGCGGAGGCCGCGCCGGCGCGCAGTTGGCCGTCGCCGACATCGCCGAGGTGGCCGTCACCGCCGCCGGTTCGGTGCGCTACGGCACGCTGTTCATTTGACACGCCCTCCCCTGTCGATCGTCGTCCCCTCACGCGACCGTCCCGAGCAACTCGCCCGCTGCGTCGCCAGCGTGCGGGCCGCCATGGGCCCCGAGGACGAACTCATCGTCGTGGATTCCGCGTCGCAACCACCGATCGCGCTCGCCGATACGCGGGTGGTGCGCGTCGAGCGGCCGGGAGTGAACCGCGCCCGCAACGCCGGGTGGCACGCGGCGACGCATGACTTACTGGCCTACGTCGACGACGACGTCGTCGTCGATCCCGGCTGGGCCGACGCCTTCGCCACCAGCGCGGCGGCCCACCCCGACGCCGCGTTCATCACCGGCCGCCTCGGGCCGCTCGACGCCGGCACCCACCACGGCGGCGTGGCGGTCAAGGACGACGCCGACCCCGCGACCCTCGACGACGACAGCCGCGGCGACCTCGGCCACGGCGCCAATTTGCTCGTGCGCGCCGAAGCCCTCGCCGCTGTCGGCGGATGGGACGACGCCCTGGGCAACGGCGGCCGTTTTAAGTCCGCCCCCGAGGCCGATCTCTACGACCGCCTATTCGCGGCGGGCTACCTGGGTCGCTATGAACCGACGGCGGCCGCCCGCCACGAGCAGTGGCGCTCGCCGGCGCAGCTCGTCCGGCTCGACTGGCGCTACGGGTTCGGCAACGGCGCCCGCCTGGCCAAGCTCGTCCGCACCGACCGGCGCCGTGCCCGGCGCGTGGGGGGCGAAGCGCTGTGGGGCTGGGGGCTCCAGCGCTTTGGAGCCCCGCTACGCGACCGCAACAAGACCGAGGTGGCCCGCGTCGCCGCCCGTCTCGCCGGGACGGCGGCGGGGTTCGCCCGCGCCGCCTTCGTACCGGTCCGCAACGGACATTTCGTGGACCGCTGGTAGCATCTCGCCCGAAACCAGCTGGGAACCATGGGGTTGTAGACGTGATCGTGAAGTACGTGCGGAAGAACATGGCCAAGCGGGCGGCGGTACTCGGCGTCGCCGCCACGATGCTCGTGGGCCTGTCGTCGAATGCCGAGGCGCTGCCAAAGGTGAAAGCCGTCTCGAAGGTCCAGGCAGCGACGAAGCCGGTGAACGGCAAGTTCACCGTCGTCGGGACGCAGATCATCGGCCCGACGGGCAAGCAATTCATGCCTCGCGGCGTGAACAAGGGCGGGCTGCAGTTCACCAAGGGCGGCTACGGCGACACCTACGAGAACTACAAGAAGATGAAGAGCTGGGGCGTCAACGTCGTGCGCATTCCCCTGTCGCCGACGTTCGGCCTGCCCCGCATGTGCACCTACGACAAGAACTACCTGAAGCACGTCGACAAGATCGTGCGCTGGGCCGAGCAGCTCAAGATGCTCGTCATCCTCGACGACCACATGTCGACCAAAGGACTCACGTGCGGCACCGGTCAGTGGTGGGGCCCGGAGCGGGCGCCCGACCTCCAGAACCTGGCCTTCGTCAAGGCGCTGGGCACCCGCTACAAGAACCACCCTTGGGTCGCCGTCGACCTCTACAACGAGCCCCACGACATTCCTGACGGCATCTGGCGCAACGGCGGCATCGTCGACGGTTTCCGCGCCGTCGGCATGCAGCAGATGCTCGACGGGTTCCGCTCGACCGGCAACACCAACCTGGTCTTCGCCACCGGCAACCTGTGGGGCAACGACCTGCGCATGGTCGTGAACAACCCGCTGTCGGGTGACCACAACGTCGTGTACGCCGCGCACACGTACCCCTTCTATTGCGTCGGTCTTGGCGGCACCGTCTACTACCAGACGCCGTACTGGTGCGAGGGCAAGCAGTACCCGCCGTTCCTCGACACCCAGATCGCGCCGGCCGTCGCCAAGCGCGCCGTCATGATCACCGAGTTCGGCACGCAGCGCTCGATCCCCGGCGAGATCCAAGCGCCGATCGACTGGGCCGAGCAACACCACATCGGTTGGGCCACGTGGCAGTGGTGCAGCGGTCGCATGACCGACTTCTGCCTCCTCGACAGCAGCGGTCACGCCTCGGTCAGCGGTAAGCCAGTGAAGGACTCGCTGGCACGCGCGACCGGGAAGTAACCCGGCGCCGT is part of the Acidimicrobiales bacterium genome and encodes:
- a CDS encoding glycosyltransferase is translated as MTRPPLSIVVPSRDRPEQLARCVASVRAAMGPEDELIVVDSASQPPIALADTRVVRVERPGVNRARNAGWHAATHDLLAYVDDDVVVDPGWADAFATSAAAHPDAAFITGRLGPLDAGTHHGGVAVKDDADPATLDDDSRGDLGHGANLLVRAEALAAVGGWDDALGNGGRFKSAPEADLYDRLFAAGYLGRYEPTAAARHEQWRSPAQLVRLDWRYGFGNGARLAKLVRTDRRRARRVGGEALWGWGLQRFGAPLRDRNKTEVARVAARLAGTAAGFARAAFVPVRNGHFVDRW
- a CDS encoding glycoside hydrolase family 5 protein, translated to MKYVRKNMAKRAAVLGVAATMLVGLSSNAEALPKVKAVSKVQAATKPVNGKFTVVGTQIIGPTGKQFMPRGVNKGGLQFTKGGYGDTYENYKKMKSWGVNVVRIPLSPTFGLPRMCTYDKNYLKHVDKIVRWAEQLKMLVILDDHMSTKGLTCGTGQWWGPERAPDLQNLAFVKALGTRYKNHPWVAVDLYNEPHDIPDGIWRNGGIVDGFRAVGMQQMLDGFRSTGNTNLVFATGNLWGNDLRMVVNNPLSGDHNVVYAAHTYPFYCVGLGGTVYYQTPYWCEGKQYPPFLDTQIAPAVAKRAVMITEFGTQRSIPGEIQAPIDWAEQHHIGWATWQWCSGRMTDFCLLDSSGHASVSGKPVKDSLARATGK